The DNA sequence CGCGCGGCCTCCGAGGGTCGCCGCGCCGAGCGGCGTGTCGGGCTCGGGAATGAAGCAATATGCCGAGAGGTGCTCGAGGCCCAGCGCCAGCGCAGACCGGAGAGTCGTCTCCCACCGCTCCGCCTCGTGCCCCGGAAAACCGAACATGAGGTCGATCGACACCCGATCGAACCCGTGCGCGCGCGCCAGCTCGAGGGCTTCGGCTGGACGCTCGGGGCCATGGAGCCGTCCGAGCTGGGTCAGCTCGACGGCGTCGAAGCTCTGAGCGCCCATCGACAGCCGATTGACGCCCGCCGAGGACCAGGTCTCGAGCAGCGCCGCTCGCACCGATTCGGGGTTGGCCTCGAGCGTGACCTCTGCGTCGCGCTCGATGTCGAAGTGGTTCCGCAGCGTGGTCCACACCCGCATGAAATGCCGGGAGGAGAGCGCAGAGGGTGTGCCGCCGCCGAAGAACACCGAGGTGAACGCCGTTCCGCGCGCGGCCGGAGCGCGCAGGCGCGCTTCGAGCTCGAGCGCGGCGAGATACCGCTCGACCGCGGGTCCCGACAGGGCGCCGGTCGCGAAGTCACAGTACTCGCAGCGGCGGGCGCAGAACGGCACGTGCACATAGAGGCCGCGGCGCGCGGCGGCGCGAGCCTCTGGCGAAGGCCCGTCCTCGTGCGCGGCCCCGATGCCTGAACGGCTCAACGAATGATCTGGAAGATGCGGTTCCACCGCGGCCAGTTCTTCTCGGGATCCCAGGACCAGTAGAGGAACATGGCGCGTCCCTTCACCAGGTCCATGTCGAGCGTTCCCCAGTAACGGCTGTCGTTCGAGTTGTCGCGGTTGTCGCCCATCATGAAGAGCTTGTCGGGCTCGACGGTGAGCGGGCCATAGTTGTCGCGGTTCTCGTAGCCCGCCGGCCGGACGCTGGGGTCGGTGTGGATCACGTACGGCTCCT is a window from the Candidatus Eisenbacteria bacterium genome containing:
- the hemW gene encoding radical SAM family heme chaperone HemW, which gives rise to MSRSGIGAAHEDGPSPEARAAARRGLYVHVPFCARRCEYCDFATGALSGPAVERYLAALELEARLRAPAARGTAFTSVFFGGGTPSALSSRHFMRVWTTLRNHFDIERDAEVTLEANPESVRAALLETWSSAGVNRLSMGAQSFDAVELTQLGRLHGPERPAEALELARAHGFDRVSIDLMFGFPGHEAERWETTLRSALALGLEHLSAYCFIPEPDTPLGAATLGGRATPMAPDAQADLYETLVDRAGAAGYRVYETSNVARPGGECRHNLVYWLRRDYLALGPSAHGLWRGERYANHRDRDAWAESLERSLPCDTREPETAKSRADEIVMLGLRLGGGLDRTDHPERWVEVEHRYGHAFDRGVRTGRLEPTDHGYRIAPEHRFVADDVIAWLMSMAERGGERAEPSIGPSLGAAAI